A section of the Planktothrix sp. FACHB-1365 genome encodes:
- a CDS encoding bifunctional oligoribonuclease/PAP phosphatase NrnA, with protein sequence MCPEFVLPIQKKQAFQQVLERHSGEHQLIIIQDFPDPDALSSAWAYQLIAKQYNIDCDIVYGGTLSHQENIALVKLTGLPVHRWPLEMAKTKDLSVYSGCVLIDNQGTTSQLTSLIQSAKLPITVLIDHHSLQKDLHPEFFDIRPQIKATATILTQYLQSGFLELDNSEIDHINCATALMHGLRSDTNQLRQATREDFLAAAYLSSYYDASLLDSVLRSSRSKRVMDVIERGLSNRQVLDNISISGVGFLRASDRDAIPQAADFLLTEENVHTAVVYGLVHDDFNEVEIIVGSLRTNKITLDPDEFIKEAFGTDVTGKFFGGGRSQAGGFEIPLGFLSGFNENKDYAEMKWKVFDAQVKQKLLRLVNPD encoded by the coding sequence CTGTGTCCTGAATTTGTTTTACCCATTCAGAAAAAACAGGCTTTTCAGCAAGTTTTAGAACGTCATTCGGGAGAACATCAATTAATTATTATACAAGATTTTCCCGATCCTGATGCCTTATCTTCAGCTTGGGCTTATCAGTTAATTGCTAAACAATATAATATTGACTGTGATATTGTCTATGGGGGAACCCTCAGCCATCAAGAAAATATTGCCTTAGTGAAATTAACAGGATTACCTGTCCATCGCTGGCCCTTAGAAATGGCAAAAACCAAAGATTTATCGGTTTATTCCGGTTGTGTTTTAATTGATAATCAAGGCACAACCAGTCAACTAACCTCTTTAATTCAATCGGCTAAACTTCCAATTACGGTATTAATTGATCATCATAGTTTACAAAAGGATTTACATCCTGAATTTTTTGATATTCGCCCTCAAATTAAAGCGACGGCTACAATTTTAACTCAATATTTGCAATCGGGTTTTTTAGAACTTGATAATAGTGAAATTGATCATATTAATTGTGCAACGGCGTTAATGCACGGCTTACGTTCGGATACAAATCAACTTCGACAAGCCACCCGTGAGGATTTCTTAGCAGCGGCTTATTTAAGCAGTTATTACGATGCGAGTTTATTAGATTCTGTGTTGCGTTCTTCTCGGTCTAAACGGGTGATGGATGTCATCGAACGAGGGTTATCAAATCGTCAAGTTTTAGATAATATTTCAATTTCAGGGGTTGGTTTTTTACGCGCTTCTGACCGAGATGCTATTCCGCAAGCGGCGGATTTTCTATTAACTGAAGAAAACGTGCATACGGCGGTGGTTTATGGATTAGTTCATGATGATTTTAATGAAGTGGAGATTATTGTGGGTTCCTTGAGAACGAATAAAATCACCCTTGACCCGGATGAATTTATTAAAGAAGCCTTTGGAACCGATGTTACGGGTAAGTTTTTTGGAGGGGGAAGAAGTCAAGCGGGAGGGTTTGAAATTCCGTTAGGGTTTCTATCGGGTTTTAATGAAAATAAAGATTATGCAGAGATGAAATGGAAGGTATTTGATGCTCAAGTGAAGCAAAAATTATTGCGTTTAGTGAATCCTGATTAA
- a CDS encoding DUF760 domain-containing protein, which translates to MTNPVSHRQLSANNVLWQYVQAMEPETIAKLSQPEPEVAQIMENSLMQMLGGLPSEHFDVTITTNREDLGRLLASAMMNGYFLYNAKQRLEFEKSLSPSQEA; encoded by the coding sequence ATGACAAACCCTGTATCTCATCGTCAACTCTCTGCAAATAATGTATTATGGCAATATGTTCAAGCGATGGAACCGGAAACTATTGCTAAACTGTCTCAACCGGAACCCGAAGTTGCTCAAATTATGGAAAATAGCTTGATGCAAATGTTAGGTGGTTTACCTTCAGAGCATTTTGATGTTACGATTACCACGAACCGTGAGGATTTAGGCCGTCTTTTAGCATCAGCAATGATGAATGGTTATTTCCTCTACAATGCCAAACAACGCCTGGAGTTTGAAAAGTCTTTATCTCCTTCTCAAGAGGCTTGA
- a CDS encoding ribonuclease H-like domain-containing protein has protein sequence MFNFQVCDGDISETLLSEYLTADALAVDTETMGLLPWRDRLCLIQICDPKGQVTAIRIAKGQTEAPNLKQLLEAPHILKVFHFARFDIATIRYYLGIEVNPIFCTKIASKLVRTYTGKHGLKELVQELEKVELDKTSQSSDWGNASNLSEEQLNYAANDVRYLLSVQKKLVSMLEREDRLELAQQCFSCLPVMVTLDLLQFPGIFEHH, from the coding sequence TATTATCTGAATACCTAACCGCCGATGCGTTAGCCGTTGATACGGAAACGATGGGGTTATTACCTTGGAGAGACCGCCTTTGCTTAATTCAAATTTGTGACCCCAAAGGTCAAGTCACCGCCATTAGAATTGCTAAAGGTCAAACAGAAGCACCGAACTTAAAACAACTGTTAGAAGCACCTCATATTCTCAAAGTCTTCCATTTTGCTCGATTTGATATTGCCACTATTCGCTATTACTTAGGAATAGAAGTTAACCCGATATTCTGTACTAAAATAGCCAGTAAATTAGTCCGAACCTATACCGGAAAACACGGACTGAAAGAATTAGTCCAAGAATTAGAAAAAGTTGAACTCGATAAAACCTCCCAAAGTTCCGACTGGGGAAATGCCAGTAACCTATCCGAAGAGCAATTAAACTATGCGGCTAATGATGTTCGCTATTTATTGAGTGTTCAGAAAAAGTTAGTGTCGATGTTAGAACGAGAAGACCGTTTAGAACTGGCTCAACAATGTTTTTCCTGTTTACCTGTCATGGTCACTTTAGATTTATTACAATTTCCAGGTATTTTTGAACACCATTAA